CCTCCAGCAACTCTCGCATGTCGAGAACCGGGCCGCACGGCACGTTGACCTCGTTGAGGAGCTGCATGGCCTCGTACTTGGTGTGGTGCTGGGTCCATTCCTCGACCATGGCGAAACACTCGTCGAGATGGGGCAGGCGGGCCTCCGGCGTGGCGTAGTCTGGGTGGCCGACCAACTCGGCACGTCCGATCAGCTTCATCAACGGCTCCCAGATCTGAGCCTGCATGACCACATAGATGTAGTCGTTGGGGCCACCGGGCTGACATTTGAGGGCCTTGCCCGGGTGGCCACCCCCGGACGCGTTGCCGGATCGCGGTACCGCCTCGCCGAAGGGCTTGTGGGGATATTGGGGATATTCTTTCAGGGGCCCCTGGGCGAGCCGCTGTTGGTCGCGCATCTTGACCCGGCACAGGTTCAGCACCGCATCCTGCATGGCGACCTCGACCCGTTGGCCACGTCCGGTTTGCTCCCGCTGGAAGAGGGCCGCCAGAACGGCGGCGACGAGGTGTATCCCAGTTCCCGAATCCCCGATCTGGGCGCCCGTCGCGGTCGGCGGGCCATCCTCCCAGCCGGTCGTGCTCATCGCCCCACCCATGGCCTGGGCGACGGGCTCGTAGGCCTTGCAGTCCACGAACGGACCGGAGCCGAAGCCCTTGCCCGAGGCATAGATCAGGCGGGGATTGATGGTCTGGATGACATCCCAGCTGAAGCCCTGGCGGTCCATCGCGCCGGGGGCAAAATTTTCCACCAGCACGTCACACACCTCAATCAGCTTGCGGAAGATGGCCCGGCCCGTGTCGGTCTTGGTGTTGATGGTGATG
Above is a genomic segment from Desulfurellaceae bacterium containing:
- the frc gene encoding formyl-CoA transferase, producing MGQALNGIRVLDMTHVQMGPSATQILAWLGADVIKVELPGRGDITRQQLRDLPDVDSLYFTMLNCNKRSITINTKTDTGRAIFRKLIEVCDVLVENFAPGAMDRQGFSWDVIQTINPRLIYASGKGFGSGPFVDCKAYEPVAQAMGGAMSTTGWEDGPPTATGAQIGDSGTGIHLVAAVLAALFQREQTGRGQRVEVAMQDAVLNLCRVKMRDQQRLAQGPLKEYPQYPHKPFGEAVPRSGNASGGGHPGKALKCQPGGPNDYIYVVMQAQIWEPLMKLIGRAELVGHPDYATPEARLPHLDECFAMVEEWTQHHTKYEAMQLLNEVNVPCGPVLDMRELLE